In one window of Caballeronia sp. TF1N1 DNA:
- a CDS encoding PadR family transcriptional regulator has protein sequence MRSKCFHRGRDAGSRAAGFDFPFDIRNAPEWVERFAFSRLGLIGRHGRGGGGGDDRFGGGFGGGFGGRGGRGGFGGEDGMPRGRKFSSDDLQLLLLAMLAEAPRHGYELIKALEDRSNGFYAPSPGMVYPALTYLEEIGYATVEVEGNRKRYALSDAGRDYLEANRERIDLMLAKLTHFARKMDLVRRAYAGEESDDTAADNGWTPELIAARRALKRALVLRTDVSPDEQRRIAEILARATAEIEQNPAPKQA, from the coding sequence ATGCGATCCAAATGTTTTCATCGCGGGCGCGACGCGGGTTCTCGCGCGGCTGGCTTCGATTTTCCCTTCGACATTCGCAACGCGCCCGAGTGGGTCGAGCGTTTCGCCTTTTCCCGCCTGGGGCTGATCGGCCGGCACGGACGCGGAGGTGGCGGCGGAGACGACCGCTTCGGCGGCGGCTTTGGCGGCGGCTTCGGTGGCCGTGGCGGACGCGGTGGCTTCGGCGGCGAAGACGGCATGCCGCGCGGCCGCAAGTTCTCCTCGGACGACCTGCAACTGCTGCTGCTCGCCATGCTGGCCGAGGCGCCGCGTCATGGTTACGAACTCATCAAGGCGCTCGAAGACCGTTCGAACGGTTTCTATGCCCCGAGCCCCGGCATGGTCTATCCGGCGCTGACATACCTGGAAGAAATCGGCTACGCGACTGTCGAAGTGGAAGGCAACCGCAAGCGCTACGCGCTGTCCGACGCGGGCCGCGACTATCTGGAAGCGAACCGCGAACGCATCGACCTGATGCTCGCGAAGCTCACGCACTTTGCCCGCAAGATGGACCTCGTGCGCCGCGCCTATGCCGGCGAGGAAAGCGACGATACCGCCGCCGACAACGGCTGGACGCCCGAGCTGATCGCCGCGCGCCGAGCGCTGAAACGCGCGCTGGTCTTGCGCACCGATGTTTCGCCGGACGAGCAACGCCGTATCGCCGAAATTCTGGCGCGCGCGACCGCCGAAATCGAACAGAATCCCGCGCCCAAGCAGGCGTAA
- a CDS encoding peroxidase-related enzyme (This protein belongs to a clade of uncharacterized proteins related to peroxidases such as the alkylhydroperoxidase AhpD.), with the protein MTTRPISRYPVPDPQAWPDDIRARILEVQEKAGFVPNVFLTLAHRPDEFRAFFAYHDALMLKDGGLTKGEREMIVVATSAVNDCLYCVVAHGAILRIYEKNALVADQVAVNHRKADITPRQKAMLDFALKVCQASGTVDDRDFATLREHGFSDEDAWDIAAITAFFGLSNRMANVIAMRPNEEFYLMGRVGRERG; encoded by the coding sequence ATGACCACGCGTCCCATCAGCCGCTACCCCGTTCCCGATCCGCAAGCGTGGCCGGACGATATCCGTGCGCGCATTCTCGAAGTGCAGGAGAAGGCCGGCTTCGTGCCGAATGTGTTCCTGACGCTTGCACACAGGCCCGACGAGTTTCGTGCGTTCTTCGCGTATCACGATGCGCTGATGCTGAAGGACGGCGGGCTGACCAAGGGCGAGCGCGAGATGATCGTGGTGGCGACGAGCGCGGTGAACGATTGCCTTTACTGCGTGGTCGCGCATGGCGCGATTCTGCGCATCTACGAGAAGAATGCGCTGGTGGCGGATCAGGTCGCGGTGAATCATCGCAAGGCGGACATCACGCCGCGTCAAAAGGCCATGCTCGATTTCGCGTTGAAGGTCTGCCAGGCTTCAGGCACGGTGGACGATAGAGACTTTGCCACGCTGCGCGAACACGGTTTCAGCGATGAAGACGCGTGGGATATCGCGGCGATCACGGCGTTTTTCGGGTTGTCGAACCGCATGGCGAACGTGATCGCCATGCGGCCGAACGAGGAGTTTTATCTGATGGGACGGGTGGGTAGGGAGCGCGGTTAG
- a CDS encoding siderophore-interacting protein, which produces MTESALQHRPELEVTRVRHALKFRLLRVTQVATLNPHLVRVTLRGDDLADFESASFDDHVKVFFPLPGEDKPAVPQAGPNGPVFDPDKPRPVARDFTPRRFDRAARELDLEFAMHEAGPATAWAAQAKPGQYLGIGGPRGSFVIPAQFDWHLLIGDETALPAIARRLDELPAGTRAATLIQAADPSAHIELDTRADLFAQWIYRSDSDDAQAALLHALRYTYLPEGDGCVWAAGEATLMRAVRQLLCNERGVDKRRIRASAYWKHGEQGVHGTIDE; this is translated from the coding sequence ATGACAGAATCCGCACTGCAACACCGTCCCGAACTGGAAGTCACGCGCGTGCGGCATGCGCTCAAGTTTCGCTTGCTGCGAGTCACGCAGGTTGCCACGCTCAACCCGCATTTGGTGCGCGTGACGCTTCGAGGCGACGATCTCGCCGACTTCGAAAGCGCCTCGTTCGACGACCACGTCAAGGTGTTTTTCCCACTGCCGGGCGAGGACAAGCCCGCAGTGCCGCAAGCAGGCCCGAATGGTCCAGTGTTCGATCCAGACAAGCCGCGCCCCGTCGCGCGGGATTTCACGCCGCGCCGCTTCGATCGCGCCGCGCGCGAGCTCGACCTCGAGTTCGCCATGCACGAAGCCGGGCCGGCCACCGCGTGGGCGGCACAAGCCAAGCCAGGGCAGTACCTCGGCATCGGCGGGCCGCGTGGCTCGTTCGTCATTCCCGCGCAATTCGACTGGCATCTCTTGATCGGCGATGAAACCGCCCTGCCCGCCATCGCGCGGCGGCTCGATGAATTGCCTGCCGGTACACGCGCGGCCACGCTGATTCAGGCGGCGGACCCATCGGCGCATATCGAACTCGACACGCGTGCCGATCTGTTCGCGCAGTGGATTTATCGCAGCGACAGCGACGATGCACAGGCCGCGCTCTTGCACGCCTTGCGCTACACGTATCTGCCCGAAGGCGACGGCTGCGTCTGGGCCGCCGGCGAAGCCACGCTCATGCGCGCAGTGCGCCAGTTGCTGTGCAACGAACGCGGTGTCGACAAGCGGCGCATTCGGGCTTCGGCATACTGGAAGCATGGCGAGCAAGGCGTGCACGGGACCATCGACGAGTAA
- a CDS encoding PAS domain-containing protein, which yields MHDPAHFLPSFVWRAARDGTIRYANPWACRYLGIAMPELEGRHWDAFVHPDDIPPVLDALRQMRDGTLLRNVDVRLLRADGAYRWHTLHLQARRDDEGEFGDTVGVAIDIHESRHAWALYEASERRLQAAFAGARMGAWEWDMKTRVVRMTAQLAALYSFPPGTEAVMLSEVWDRVAPEYREPFQRMLTEALRDGGPFEFDFMLDGDQSEHRWLRMRGHPEFDRHGVLTRVYGVSFDISEQRADEERLSRSERRYRALVESTDALVWSADANGAIRPSGGDWEKFTGAPPDRLMGFGWLDFVHPDDRERTRSTWLDAVRQGNALTLTFRMFRRDGTYRIVQAHAAPLYDHQGALQEWFGTTTDVTPQYEAQAAIEARSLRLTVAMQAAKIHIVSLELETWTLLFETGGEWQVNDTITYDAALARVHPDDAATLDHYVRRVASGEDPGSQFEFRVQTMHGEQWMQGSALLQRSKDGVPLRIIGSVIDITERKHMELMLREAGRRKDEFLAMLAHELRNPLAPLRTAIALVQKDHDVETQTREMIDLMRRQVEHMTRIVDDLLEVSRITQGRIALQVEPILVGTAVYHAVEAIAGMVEARSQHIAVDVPDATTWVCGDVTRLSQILVNVLNNASKYTPEQGRISVSVQADAQWVSIVIADSGTGISADLLPKVFELFSQGERTLDRSNGGLGIGLSLVKKLVEMHKGTITVQSPGPGLGTTVTVRLPRLHHHERHSARALSDTEAPKANASLRILVVDDNRDAADSLAMLCESEGHKARVAYSSAEALDAAPPFHPDVALLDIGLPDIDGYELARRLRRKGERAPMLIAITGYGQAEDRLRAQSAGFDYHFVKPVNVDSLLKLLSSLTVAR from the coding sequence ATGCACGATCCTGCTCATTTCCTGCCGTCCTTCGTCTGGCGTGCGGCGCGAGACGGCACTATCCGCTACGCCAATCCGTGGGCTTGCCGGTATCTCGGCATTGCCATGCCGGAACTCGAAGGCCGTCACTGGGACGCCTTCGTTCATCCCGACGACATCCCGCCCGTGCTCGATGCGCTCCGTCAAATGCGCGACGGCACGCTGCTGCGCAATGTCGATGTGCGTCTCTTGCGCGCGGACGGCGCTTACCGTTGGCATACGCTTCACTTACAGGCGCGTCGCGACGACGAAGGCGAGTTCGGCGATACGGTCGGCGTGGCCATCGACATTCACGAATCGCGGCATGCATGGGCCTTGTACGAAGCAAGCGAACGGCGTTTGCAGGCTGCGTTCGCGGGCGCGCGCATGGGCGCGTGGGAATGGGACATGAAAACGCGCGTGGTGCGCATGACCGCGCAACTCGCTGCGCTCTATTCGTTTCCGCCGGGCACCGAGGCCGTCATGCTCTCGGAAGTGTGGGATCGCGTTGCGCCGGAATATCGTGAGCCGTTCCAGCGCATGCTCACCGAAGCACTGCGCGACGGCGGTCCGTTCGAGTTCGATTTCATGCTCGATGGCGATCAGTCCGAGCATCGCTGGCTGCGCATGCGCGGGCATCCCGAGTTCGACCGGCATGGCGTGCTGACGCGCGTCTACGGCGTGAGCTTCGATATAAGCGAACAGCGCGCGGACGAAGAGCGTCTGAGCCGTTCCGAGCGACGATATCGGGCGCTCGTCGAATCGACGGATGCGCTCGTCTGGTCCGCCGATGCCAACGGCGCTATTCGCCCCTCCGGCGGCGACTGGGAGAAGTTCACGGGCGCGCCCCCCGATCGTCTGATGGGCTTCGGCTGGCTCGACTTCGTGCATCCCGACGACCGCGAGCGCACGCGCAGCACGTGGCTCGACGCCGTGCGACAAGGCAACGCGCTCACGCTCACGTTCCGCATGTTCAGACGCGATGGCACCTACCGCATCGTGCAGGCGCATGCCGCGCCGCTCTACGATCATCAGGGCGCCCTGCAGGAATGGTTCGGCACGACCACCGACGTCACGCCGCAATACGAGGCGCAGGCCGCCATCGAAGCGCGCAGCCTGCGTCTTACGGTGGCGATGCAGGCGGCCAAGATTCATATCGTTTCGCTCGAACTCGAAACCTGGACGCTCCTCTTCGAAACCGGCGGCGAATGGCAGGTGAACGACACGATCACGTATGACGCGGCGCTCGCCCGCGTGCATCCCGACGATGCCGCGACGCTCGACCACTACGTGCGGCGCGTGGCATCCGGCGAAGATCCGGGCAGTCAGTTCGAGTTTCGTGTGCAGACGATGCACGGGGAACAGTGGATGCAGGGGAGCGCCCTGCTTCAGCGCAGCAAGGACGGCGTGCCGTTGCGCATCATCGGCAGCGTGATCGACATCACCGAACGCAAGCACATGGAACTCATGTTGCGCGAGGCCGGCCGTCGCAAGGACGAGTTTCTCGCAATGCTCGCGCATGAATTGCGCAATCCGCTCGCGCCGCTGCGCACGGCGATTGCCCTCGTGCAAAAGGATCACGACGTCGAGACGCAAACGCGCGAGATGATCGACCTCATGCGCAGACAAGTGGAACACATGACGCGTATCGTCGATGACCTGCTCGAAGTGTCGCGCATCACGCAGGGGCGCATTGCGCTGCAAGTGGAACCGATACTCGTGGGCACGGCGGTGTATCACGCGGTCGAGGCGATTGCCGGCATGGTCGAGGCGCGCTCGCAGCACATCGCCGTCGATGTCCCCGATGCCACCACCTGGGTCTGCGGCGATGTCACGCGGCTCTCGCAAATCCTCGTCAACGTGCTCAATAACGCGAGCAAGTACACGCCCGAGCAGGGGCGCATTTCGGTGAGTGTTCAGGCGGATGCGCAGTGGGTTTCGATCGTCATCGCGGATAGCGGCACGGGCATTTCGGCGGACCTTCTGCCCAAGGTTTTCGAGCTGTTCTCGCAGGGCGAGCGCACGCTGGACCGCTCGAATGGCGGGCTTGGCATCGGCCTTTCGCTCGTGAAGAAGCTCGTGGAGATGCACAAGGGAACCATCACCGTGCAAAGTCCGGGACCGGGACTCGGCACGACGGTTACGGTGCGGCTGCCACGGCTTCATCATCATGAGCGGCATTCCGCGCGCGCGTTGTCGGATACCGAAGCGCCGAAAGCGAATGCTTCGTTGCGCATACTCGTGGTCGATGACAATCGCGATGCCGCCGATTCGCTCGCCATGCTGTGCGAATCGGAAGGACACAAGGCGCGCGTGGCGTATTCGTCGGCTGAAGCGCTCGATGCCGCGCCGCCGTTTCATCCGGATGTCGCGCTGCTCGACATCGGCTTGCCGGATATCGACGGATACGAACTGGCGCGGCGCTTGCGGCGCAAGGGCGAACGTGCGCCCATGCTGATCGCGATTACCGGCTACGGGCAAGCGGAGGATCGCTTGCGCGCGCAGTCGGCGGGTTTCGATTATCACTTCGTCAAGCCCGTCAACGTGGATAGTTTATTGAAGCTGCTTTCGTCGCTGACCGTCGCGCGATGA
- a CDS encoding flavin reductase family protein, whose protein sequence is MTHFRSVALEHASRLINHGPTVLVTSVHGERRDVMAAAWSMPVEFTPPRIAVVIDKSTYTRELAMASGVFGVVIPGAAAIDLTFAVGSTSGREIDKFKTFGIETIKGPVLGLPLIETNCAAWLECRLISEPHTQDAYDTCFAEVVSAAADERIFSNGHWNVDDSNASLHTIHHLGAGKFVRGSSMQQVKPLTR, encoded by the coding sequence ATGACTCACTTCCGCTCCGTCGCCCTTGAACACGCAAGCCGGTTGATCAATCACGGACCCACCGTGCTCGTCACGAGCGTTCATGGCGAACGTCGCGACGTGATGGCCGCGGCCTGGTCGATGCCGGTCGAATTCACGCCGCCGCGTATCGCCGTGGTCATCGACAAGAGCACTTACACGCGTGAACTCGCGATGGCGAGCGGCGTTTTCGGCGTCGTCATTCCGGGCGCGGCGGCTATCGACTTGACGTTTGCGGTCGGCTCGACGAGCGGACGCGAGATCGACAAGTTCAAGACTTTCGGGATCGAGACGATAAAAGGACCAGTGCTCGGTCTTCCGTTGATCGAGACGAACTGTGCGGCATGGCTGGAATGCCGGCTCATCAGCGAGCCGCATACGCAAGACGCCTATGACACGTGCTTCGCCGAAGTCGTGTCCGCTGCGGCCGACGAACGCATTTTCTCTAACGGTCATTGGAACGTGGATGACTCCAATGCGTCGCTGCATACCATCCATCATCTTGGCGCGGGCAAGTTCGTGCGCGGCTCATCCATGCAGCAAGTCAAGCCGCTCACGCGATAA